The following nucleotide sequence is from Mesorhizobium sp. J8.
GCGACGTTCTCCACATATGCATTCCGCCCAATAGGTAGGTCAGGTGTTGCGCTATCTCATCCGCAGTGCAGCACAAACGGACACCAACGCTGCCGCTTCCTACGGCGGGCTTCACAACCACCGGTAGTCCGATCTCCGCGGCAGAGCTTTCAACCTCCGCCGCATTCTCTGCCAAGCGATAAGAGGGCACTGGAACACCGGCCTTTGCTAGAAACTCCCGTTGCTCGAATTTATTGCAACACCGTTCAATAGATCCTGGGTTCGGTCCCGGTAGACCGAAATGGCGGCATAGCTTGCCAACTGTCGTATAGGTGCTCTCCACAGCAGACGTGATGCCAGAAATGTCATAGGTCGTACGCAGCCGAGAACATTCGGCGATCAGCGCATCGAGATTTTCTGTGTCGACACGGATTGCCTCGATGGCTTCCGCCGCAAGATGGTCGTACTGACCAGGATTAGCCGAGAGGATAATTGGATGAAGGCCAAGTCGTCGGGCCGCCTGGACGTACAACCGCATGTTGCTTGCGCCTTCTATCAGTATGAGAACTCTTTTTCCCACTGCTTTTCACTCCGCGTCGCGTGCTTGCTGCGCCCCTTGCGTAGATCGGAACAGTCTTCTTGGTCCCGGCCAACCCCAGGCCATGAAAGGAGTACCATCGTTGGCGGCCTGCAGGTGCAAAGATTCTGTGAAGTTATTGAAGTGCCCGTTGTGGCCGCGTTGATCACCGGCGGTGGGGCGCCGGCGTACCAAGGGAATTTGGAGAATTATTTCGACCTGCAAAAGGACCCAGCTAATCCATGCGGAGTGTCAATGACCTCTTCTCGGTCACAATTGCGGCCTAGAAGCAGCGCCCGTGTGTTTGGATGACCCGGATCGTGGAAGAGTACCGCAAGGCACCCCCGGCCCGACGTCGAATCGTTCGGCCACGGTCTTGGTTTGTGACCGTCGGTTCGGCCGTCCCGAGACGACGGCCGGCCTTGAATGGGGCTCTCGCCTGGGCGTCAGGCGCTGAGTGTGGGCTGGACGTTGAACCAGATAGGTGAAATCGAGTTCGGACAGTCCCGCGCGGAGATCGCTGTCGGCGCCATATCCAGCGTCCGACAGAACTACGCCAGGCGCACAACGCCTCGGCTCTGGCTCTTGATCAGCGAAGCGCTCCCTGCGGCTTGGCCTGGAACGTGATTTCTGCCGGGGTCGTAGCCTTCGTGCGTTGGTCCGGATTCTCCGCCCAGGTGGCGGAGGTACAATTGGGTGGGCGATGGGAAGGTGCGTCATTGACGATGGTAGGCTGAGCGCAATCTGACTGTTGTTATGATTGCCCAACTGGCCGCAATATTGATGCGACGCCACTGAGTGCTCGCCTTCCTGGGAATGTTCGCGTCGTCGACGGTCAACGTGCGGATCAGTCCATGCTGCTCGATCCGTGGAGGTACTCAGGCGCGAACCCGCGCCAGCAAGGCGGCATCCGACCACAGCGCCTGTCCACGAAATGCAGCAGGGACTGATGCTTGACCACCCACGGCAGCGCCCCGACTGCCGTGAACGGCCCCCGCGCTCTTGGGCTCCATTGGCATCCGAAGACCGAGCAATTCTTTCGCCGGCTCATCTCGGTCGGCGTGGTCGATCAACCCGATCAATGCATCGACACAGGCACCACCTGCGGCGTCAATTTCGGAGATCCTCAAGCAGCGCGCTTACCCAATCGCGAACCGGCACGCCAACACTCCGCAATCGGCGTTAATCACCTAGCCGCCGCGACTTTCTGACCCTAACACCAAACCCATGTCTTGCAACCGCAGCCTGCTGGCGAAGTCCGTCAGCGGCTCCAAGAAATTCTTTGCGGATGCCGGCAATCGCGTCGCAGGTACACCCCAGCTATGCCTCCGTCTCGGTAAGCTTGGACCTATATTCCTCATCCAAGATGGCGGGCAAGGGAATCTTCTTGGTTCGCGCGCCGTCGACGGAGATCATCTCACCGCTGACGAAACTCGATTCTTGGCTGACCAGCCAGAGCACGGCGTTAGCGATTTCCATTGGGGCGCCAATTCTACCGGCCGGATGAAGATACCCCAGCTCACGCTCGATCAGTTTTCGGTCCGGATGCATCTCGACATAGGCCCGATTGAGGTCGGTGTCGATCCAGCCGGGGCACACGGTGTTGCAGCGGATGCCGTCCGGTCCGAGATCGACTGCCAGCCCAAGCGTCAAACCGTGTACACCAGCCTTGGTGGCCGCGTAGGCAGTATGCCAGGGGTTGACCATGTAGCCCTCCACCGACCCGATATTAACGATCGCACCAGAGCCGGCGCGCCGCATCTCAGGGACAACATACTTGGCCATGAGAAATGGTCCACGGAGATTGACCGCCATAATCCTGTCCCAATCTTCGGCGGTCTGGTCATCAATCGACTTGTGCATGACCATGCCTGCATTGTTGACCAGGATGTCAATCCTGCCGAACCTGTCGAGCACCCGGTCTACGAAGGCAAGAATGGATGCCTCATCTGTAACGTCCAAAACAAGAAACGAGAGTTTTCCTGCGTTTGTGGTATCAGCGCGTCCCTGAAGCAGGTCACCGACGGCGACCACACAACCTTCCTCCGCCAGCCTTTCAGCGATTGCACGTCCAATCCCCTGATTGCCACCGGTGACGACGGCAACTTTGCCCGCTAGCCGATTACCCATGAATTCTCTCCTATCCAGCTGTGAAGCCGCCGTCGATTGGCACCGCGACGCCTGTGATGTGTCTTGCGTCGTCGCTTGCGAGGAAGACGGTCAGGCTCGCGATTTCCTTCGGGGTCGCCACGCGACCCTGAGGGTTGGAATCAATATTCCGTTGCAGGACCCCAGCTGCAGTGACCGGAGTCCTGTGGGCTGACACAAGCATGGGCGTGTCAACGGCGCCCGGGCAAACGGCATTAATGCTGATGTGCTCTTTGGCGTGATCCAGGGCCATGGCTTGCGTCAGTGAAACGACTGCGCCCTTCGACGCGCAATATGCGACAAGCCCTGGACAGCCAACCAATCCGACGTTCGAGGCGATGTTGACTATGCTGCCCCCACCGGATGTCCTCATGGCCCGGACCGCAGCGCGGCTGAAATAAAAAACGCCGCTGACATTAGCCTCGAAAGTCTGGCGCCACTCGCCATCCGATGTCTCGACGGCGTTTCCACGCCGGATAATGCCCGCGCCATTCACCAGGACACTAACTTTTCCGAACCTCTTCACGGTGGACTCAATCACCTGATCGGCAAACGCCGAGTCGGCCACATCACCCAGCATCAATTCAGCTTGGCAATCGTGCTTCTGGACCGATTGAAGTACCTTCTGGCCCCGCACTCGGTCGCGGCCGACCAGCATTAGCGCTGCACCTGTCGCGGCGAAGGCTTCTGCTACCGCCGCCCCGATCCCCGATGTCGCGCCCGTGACGATAACTGCCCTATTTGAAAGCGTCATGAATGCCCAGCCAAGTAATGGGGCCCGGCGTGTTTTCGTCGGCCCACCTTCCGATTGAGTCGGCATAGCGCCTGGGCCTTCCCTCTCGCAAGCGTCCAAAAAATCATGCGGCGAACAAGCTAAAGTTATCGCCGTGTTCCAAGCCGGTTCAAACCAGCGGTCATCGGATCTGCCGATCACCGGATAGTCTCCAGCAATAACGCAATATGCGGAATTCGCTCGCCATCTTGAATTCCCATTTTGCTGCAGACCCTTGAGGTGCACCCGCGCGCTCGAAATAGGGTTGGCCGCCTTCACGAGGGAACGGGATACCAAGCGTTCGGGCAGAGGCAAGAAGTCCAAAGCGAAGACAATCCCTTTCATTGGTCCTGATCTATTTCCACTTCGCGCGGTAGACGGATTGACGCACGCAAGGTCTAGGCCAACTCGAACAATTGACTTCAAAAGCTGCTTGGCGGATATCGCAGGTCGGCTGAGATTGGGATTGCGCTGGGCCGTGTCGCTAATGGTGTTCCTTGTGAGGCCGATAGCGATCCGTTGATGCCGCGGACCTTCGCGGTTTCAGTCCCACGTTGTTTTCACTTTCGGGTTCTGGCTACTCGACGGACCCGTTCACGCCTCTCACAAGGCACGACTAGCCCCCCCCTCTTCCATCAGCTGCTTTAGGCAAGCTGATATTCCTTTGAGGCCAGCAACGAGCTGGCCGAGAGGGAAGACTGTCTGCGATGGCGCATGGGTGCTTCACGGGCGCCACCCGCCGCAAAGTTGCGATTGAATACGTCAATCTGAGCCTAGATCCACCCCTCCTGCGCGGATTGGAGCTGTTGACATTGTCGAAGGCGCTCGGAGTTTTCAAAAGGCCTAAAAGCAATGCCTGGCCCTAGCTGCCGCATAGAGTTGCCAACCACCTCAAGGCCTCCAAGGGCAAACACTCCACGTGATTGCGGAAGTGGCGAACCGCCGACTTTCCTGAAGACACCAGCCGAATGCCCCAAGACCTGAAGGGCTTTTCAGGAGTTTCCGGGCGGTCATGACCCCTGGTTATCGGCCGGCGACTAATACTCATTTGAAGGGCGCAGCCCGTCAGCGTTAACTCAAGCCAGAAACTTAGGGCAGGCTCCAGCCGGTTCGTTGGAATGGAAGGGCAAAAGTCAAGGGATCTCTGGAGCGCTGAAGCACGCAAGGCAGGGGATAGGACAGCATGAAGATAAGGCGCATCCGGGTATTCATGAAGAGTCTACCGGTTCCCGGAGGGAAGGTCACAGTAGGACAGGCAACGCTTGCAGCCCTCGATTCCACCATCATCCAGATCATATCCGATTCAGGCGTGGTCGGCTGGGGCGAAACTTGTCCGATTGGTCCGACTTACGCTCAGAGCCATGCCCTTGGGGCCCGCGCCGCAATAATGGAAATGAGTCCTGGTCTTATAGGAGCCTCCATCAACCCGGGACTGCTGCATCGCAAGATGAACTCACTGCTTAACGGGCATTCTTATGCGAAGGCCGCCTTTGATATTGCCGCGCACGATTTAATTGGCAAGCATACGGGAATGCGGGTAGCGGACCTGCTGGGAGGCGCCACGACTGAGCGTGTTCCATTCTACTTCTTTATCGGCGTTGGCGATGCTGATGAAGTGGTCCGGTCCGTCAAGGAGGCCCAGGCCTCGGGATACGTTCGCATTCAAACAAAGATCGGCGGCCGTCCTGTCGATCAGGATATCGAGGTGATCCGAAAGGTCGCGGAGGTCTTGAAAAAGGGCATGCGCTGGGCTGTCGATGGCAACAGAAACCTGACCATGCGCGACGCAATTTTGCTCAGCCAGCAATGCAGGGATATTCCATTCGTTCTTGAGCAACCCTGCAACACGCTGGACGAGATCGCCGCGATACGACCGGCTTTGCAGCATCCAATCTACATCGATGAAAGTGGCCTTGACCTGAGCACTGTCGTCCAGGCAGCCGGCAATGGCCTGTGCGATGGCTTCGGAATGAAGGTGACTCGGATTGGCGGGTTAAAGCCGATGGCTGCGTTCCGAGATATCTGCGAAGCTCGTTCGCTGCCGCATACCAGTGATGACAGCTGGGGAGGAGATATCACAGGGGCGGCTTGCGTTCATATTGGCTCCACGGTGAGGCCGAATTTGTTCGAGGGCTGCAGCTGGGTCAACAAAATCTCCGAGGAAAGTCACTACGACCCAATTCACCCAATTTCCGTTACGGACGGTCACGTTTTGCTCCCGACCGGCCCGGGCCTGGGACTGGAAGTCGACGAGTCCATGGTTGGTACACCAATTGCAGAATTTTGAGCGTAGCCACGTTTCAAACGCACGATCCAGCGGCATAACGGCCAAGGAGTTAAACATGCCCGTAATTCACGTCGAGACATTCAAGACGGATGACGACAAGAAGGAGAACCTGGCCTATGAAATCACAAAGCTGTTCTGCGACAAGATGAACTTGAGGCCGGAGCAGGTCCACGTGGTGTTTGATGAATACGAGCCAAGCAACTGGGCTACAGCTGGCAAGCTCTGGTCGAGGATGTGATACGCTACAGCATTTACTGTGCAGAAATTTGAAGCCTCCTTCCGTCGTTGCAGTTGAGGGGGCCTATTTGGACAAGTCTTGGCCTTGGCATCGCGTAGCGCGGCTCATCTTGTGATTACCTCTGCAGGTTGGCACGGTATGCCATCGGTCAGGAGCCGCGCA
It contains:
- a CDS encoding transposase, with protein sequence MVGCRLAGAGSRLSTSTDRAAWTDPHVDRRRREHSQEGEHSVASHQYCGQLGNHNNSQIALSLPSSMTHLPIAHPIVPPPPGRRIRTNARRLRPRQKSRSRPSRRERFADQEPEPRRCAPGVVLSDAGYGADSDLRAGLSELDFTYLVQRPAHTQRLTPRREPHSRPAVVSGRPNRRSQTKTVAERFDVGPGVPCGTLPRSGSSKHTGAASRPQL
- a CDS encoding SDR family NAD(P)-dependent oxidoreductase codes for the protein MGNRLAGKVAVVTGGNQGIGRAIAERLAEEGCVVAVGDLLQGRADTTNAGKLSFLVLDVTDEASILAFVDRVLDRFGRIDILVNNAGMVMHKSIDDQTAEDWDRIMAVNLRGPFLMAKYVVPEMRRAGSGAIVNIGSVEGYMVNPWHTAYAATKAGVHGLTLGLAVDLGPDGIRCNTVCPGWIDTDLNRAYVEMHPDRKLIERELGYLHPAGRIGAPMEIANAVLWLVSQESSFVSGEMISVDGARTKKIPLPAILDEEYRSKLTETEA
- a CDS encoding SDR family NAD(P)-dependent oxidoreductase; its protein translation is MKGIVFALDFLPLPERLVSRSLVKAANPISSARVHLKGLQQNGNSRWRANSAYCVIAGDYPVIGRSDDRWFEPAWNTAITLACSPHDFLDACEREGPGAMPTQSEGGPTKTRRAPLLGWAFMTLSNRAVIVTGATSGIGAAVAEAFAATGAALMLVGRDRVRGQKVLQSVQKHDCQAELMLGDVADSAFADQVIESTVKRFGKVSVLVNGAGIIRRGNAVETSDGEWRQTFEANVSGVFYFSRAAVRAMRTSGGGSIVNIASNVGLVGCPGLVAYCASKGAVVSLTQAMALDHAKEHISINAVCPGAVDTPMLVSAHRTPVTAAGVLQRNIDSNPQGRVATPKEIASLTVFLASDDARHITGVAVPIDGGFTAG
- a CDS encoding mandelate racemase/muconate lactonizing enzyme family protein produces the protein MKIRRIRVFMKSLPVPGGKVTVGQATLAALDSTIIQIISDSGVVGWGETCPIGPTYAQSHALGARAAIMEMSPGLIGASINPGLLHRKMNSLLNGHSYAKAAFDIAAHDLIGKHTGMRVADLLGGATTERVPFYFFIGVGDADEVVRSVKEAQASGYVRIQTKIGGRPVDQDIEVIRKVAEVLKKGMRWAVDGNRNLTMRDAILLSQQCRDIPFVLEQPCNTLDEIAAIRPALQHPIYIDESGLDLSTVVQAAGNGLCDGFGMKVTRIGGLKPMAAFRDICEARSLPHTSDDSWGGDITGAACVHIGSTVRPNLFEGCSWVNKISEESHYDPIHPISVTDGHVLLPTGPGLGLEVDESMVGTPIAEF
- a CDS encoding tautomerase family protein, with translation MPVIHVETFKTDDDKKENLAYEITKLFCDKMNLRPEQVHVVFDEYEPSNWATAGKLWSRM